The following are encoded in a window of Castanea sativa cultivar Marrone di Chiusa Pesio chromosome 9, ASM4071231v1 genomic DNA:
- the LOC142611206 gene encoding thaumatin-like protein 1, producing the protein MMKTLALYGLTLAFFFLSGAHSAKITFTNNCPRTIWPGTLTSDQKPQLSNTGFELASKASLTLDVQAPWKGRFWPRTRCSTNSGKFTCETADCSTGQVACNGNGAIPPASLVEINIAANGGMDFYDVSLVDGFNLPVSVATRGGTGECKASSCPANVNAVCPAELQVKGSDGSVLACKSACTAFNQPQYCCTGAFNTPQTCPPTNYSRIFEQQCPQAYSYAYDDQNSTFTCSGAPDYVITFCP; encoded by the exons ATGATGAAAACCCTGGCACTCTACGGCCTTACCTTGGCCTTCTTTTTCTTATCTG GTGCTCACTCTGCTAAAATAACTTTCACAAACAACTGTCCAAGAACCATTTGGCCCGGAACCCTAACTTCGGACCAAAAACCACAACTATCAAATACTGGGTTTGAGTTAGCATCCAAAGCATCCTTAACATTGGATGTTCAAGCTCCATGGAAAGGCCGGTTCTGGCCCCGAACCCGATGCTCAACCAACTCAGGAAAGTTCACTTGCGAGACTGCTGATTGTAGCACCGGTCAAGTTGCATGCAACGGAAATGGTGCGATCCCGCCAGCTTCTTTAGTAGAAATCAACATAGCAGCCAATGGTGGGATGGACTTTTACGATGTTAGCCTTGTAGATGGCTTCAACTTGCCTGTTTCTGTAGCCACAAGAGGCGGTACTGGTGAATGCAAGGCCTCAAGCTGTCCAGCCAACGTGAATGCAGTTTGCCCAGCGGAGTTGCAAGTGAAAGGGTCTGATGGGAGCGTGCTTGCTTGCAAGAGCGCTTGTACTGCTTTCAATCAACCACAATACTGTTGCACTGGTGCTTTTAACACCCCTCAAACATGTCCACCCACAAACTATTCTCGTATCTTTGAGCAACAATGTCCTCAAGCTTATAGCTATGCTTATGATGATCAGAATAGCACATTTACCTGCTCAGGTGCACCCGACTATGTTATCACCTTTTGTCCATGA